gatatagatatagatatatatatatatgtatatatatatatatatatgtatatatatatatatatatatatatatatatatatatatatgtatatatttataaatatttatatttatatacctccagtcaaaatatattttatcgcAATGTTAAAGTCTGTATTTTTAGAAGGCCatgattttaattgatttttttttttttttgttagcaaACCGGAAACAAGTTAATAGAGATTTGCAAAAGTCTACATCAACATTGCAAATGAATACATTATAAAGTACAAGCTTGTATGTATTACCAGTTCTTCACTTCACCAATTTCTTCTGCTTcagttttaaatttctaaaatttgcgATATAATCAGCTTATCCATGAttactttgaaaaatttgagataaattaagtttataaattactttGGTGCATTTATCTATGATCACTTAGGTAAACGAAACGATGCCGTTGAGAGATTAAACTGTTTTCTTTATGAactgaaaacttttatttaagtgtttttattttttatatttacaaaatcttattatttcAGGTGTGTTGAAGTGTAAATCAACTTATTTCATGCTTGTGTTTGACCACGATTCTGAATAAGTGAAGTTATTTAAGCTTACGTGTGACACTGATCAAAAACGAATCTTATTATTAAAGCACGTGCGtccatgattttaaaaatatttctaattattaTAGAGagttatagaatttttatatatatagaaaatttaaatatatacttttttacataTACATGGTATCTATTACATCATAAATAACATGATAATCTAACatggtaaaagtttttaaaaggcTTTCATTATAACgctttattcttttaatatgttttcttaaaacttaattttaaagcatAATTTTAGAACTCTATCAAAATTTTGCATTGAACAAATGTGAGAATAATGCTAACTATATGGCAGCTACacatattttttatcttctttgtTCTTATAAGAATACtttgttattaaaacaaattattcgATGTTTTACtgctatcaatttttttatttaatttactgcATGCAAATTAAAATGCGTGAAATATAACCTATAGAATTATAGATAAGAAAAGACTGTCTCAAGTTGACTTTTAAAGCTAATAAAAGTGTGAAACATTTTGCGCAATTGTATTGACATACGTTTATACTATAGCGCTGTAACAAAAatcttgataaataaaaatcgcTAATGTTGCAATGGTATATCAGCGCTAATTTGTTCTCATGCTATATGTGCGCTAGTGTTCGATGACATCCGTAGTCGTTCAATAACTGGGTcctgaaaaaaagattttgtctctATAGCATATCAGTAGcatttaatataactatttacTATGGACCTGCCTTTCTTAAATCCACCAAAGCGGAGCATGAGGTTTTTAATAATCTAAATgcattaaatatttctaaaacaattcGAATAGAATAAGATTATAAAGTTGGAAAATCATTTTAGGAAAGCATGAGTAACCACTCGTGGATCTCCTAAAGTTGTCATACTATTGCACTTTACGTCGCTCTAATacaaaattaagaaatagacttataaataaaaatggtacctaaagttgtatatttaaaataagtatatttaaaataagtattagcTGTAAAATGTATGctttttttgaagattaaacatgagtttaatttaaaatatgttagtCTGTGAAAATCACAAAGTTCAGCTaatcctaaaaattttaaaacttacttgTAGCACTTTTGTATATGACCAAACTAAATATGGTAAAACAGAATAAACAATTGCggttattgatttttttcaattttcggCCCTATTTAGTGTCACTCTAATGCTTATCttacaaaatacaaatgatCACTTATGCATGTCTTGACgcaaaagttttgttaatataaatgcGAGAAAATATTGCCAAAACGAACACagttaaagagatttttttttattttaaagaaattttgtaattttttgaaatattagttAAATTGCTTGTATTCAAttgcttttatatttaacactatttttatggtaagaaaataaagttgccaattagaaaataacttacaattgtaatttttaaaaacaaacatttacatGACTGGAGCTAGAAGAAGACCAACTTAGCCTTTTCACCAAGCTCCAAAAAATGCCTTACAATAAGACTtacaatattgtaataaataaaatacaaaagtttcAGTACACAACTTTCAAATCATTAATTAATACAAGGAGTCAATAGCggtttctctgtgacaagacctgtTAGTCTTCTTTCCgcgttctttatatttatttttatatatatatatatatatatatatatatatatatatatatatatatatatatgtatatatatatgtagaaacgtgtatgtatatatttatatatatataattttattttacaaaccatttcttaaatgtaactcttttttttttttttttttttttttgttgttttttacttattacaatatttatgatacagatacaaatataaaaaaataaaaattaacaattcaaGATATCGTTcagaaataaagaatatatatacatatatatatatatatatgtgtgtgtgtgtgtgggtgtatatatatatatatatatacatctggAACgtcgtaatagcataaaataactaatcatttttagaaataacttgatgttttttattcttgacatgttttgtaaaatttatttacattttcaagagattattttataatgaaaaaaactctgaaataaatattaaaaaatagaagtttttacAGAGAAATATAATggacaaaaattatacataataaaccaatacatttattacaaaaaagttcggtaaataaccaatcaaaataacCAACCaaccaaaaacaaataaataaactgacataaaattaaatatagataagtttatagcataatgttaagtttgtttgttaagTGAGGGGCTTTCCCATTTTATGTGAAGTgcttcttttatctttaatttgtgTTTGGTTTGGGCTTGTGAGGGCTTCTTTGATTcaatatacttattattttattatatctaaAACAATCTCTAAAATGGttaataactcatttaaaaaaaaaattttcctgaCGTTTTTAAGATGGCTAACATTATTCCAATTCACAATATTGGGTCAAAGCTTGAACCATCTAATTACATAAACATTTCTTTGTTATCCAACATCGGAGAAATATTTGGAAAAACTATGTACAAAAGTCTGTACAACTTTTTTGGTACCTTTAATTGCTTTCATAAATTACAGTACGGATTTCGACGTAGCTATTCTACTACACATGCACTATTTGATTTTACAGAAACTTTAAGAAATGCccttgataaaaataagtttatttgtgGTGTTTTCCACGACCTGCAAAAAGCATTCGATACAGTAAATCACGATGTTCTTCAAATTACAATACTATGGAGTACTTGGAATTCCActtaaatggtttaaatccTACTTAAGTAACAGACTTCAATACGTTACAattaagtaaacatttttattaaccaaAACTATAATTTCGGGAGTCCCTCAAGGTTCAATATTGACCTCTGCTTTTCCTTGTATACATCAACAAACTAAACACCTgcattaataatgttttaacatACCATTTTGTTGATGACACTAACCTGCAAATTGTTGAAGTTTCGCTTGAAAAAATGCAGTTAAAAACTAAGAAGGTCATACTTTCTGTTATTAATTGGCTTAgagcaaataaaatttcattaaaccctttaaaaactaaaatagtttctttaaaaccaaaaaccaaAAAAGCAAGGAACAATGCACTTTTAACATTAATGgacaaataataactttttcaaaaacttgaaGTACCTTGGAGTTTAGCTGGATGAGAGTCTTTCTTTTAAGTATCATCAAACTTACTTACAGACTAGGCTAAGTCCATTAGTTGGAATGTTAGCCAAGATTAGTAATTTCGTAAATTTTGAAACACTTATGAGTATTTATCATGCCATATTTGGATTGCGCCTTAGGTATGCGTGTCAgattttggattaaaaaaaatccCTTAAATCAGCCAGTTTCACTTCAAAACAAAGCCcctaaaattatttactttcaaaattacCTATTTGACAATGTTACTCTGCtgtataaattttcaaaaattattaggtCGAACAACAATATTACtttttagattgtttatttGTATGGGATTATCTTCTTGATTAACTATCAATTTCCTTCAAgaaatttttcctttaaatatGTAACTGACATTCTTACTTCCTAAGATCTTCTTCATGCAACAAAATCTTTGTTGAACATTCTAGGATAATAAAATTTGGCAGCAAATCAATTAAACATCAGTCCACCAATGCTTGGAACAATCTCCCTCATTCTTTTAGAACTAAAAACTCAAATTCTCgatatattgttttcaaaaaattaaaaaaacgctagaaaaataacatcaatagaAGCAATATATCACTGTTAATagtcttattaaaaatactctctcttatatatttttttattttatactttttttttttagaatttttacaTTGATGTACAGCTTTTTTGTCGTTCTTGTACAATAATTGAATGTGTATGAGCGTATGCATGTGTGGGTATCTGTTTGTATGTGAGTATGTGTATggatgtgtgtgtgtttatgtatatatatgtaagcgTATGTGtgacatgtatgtatgtatgtatgtatgtatgtatgtatgtatgtatgtatgtatgtatgtatgtatgtatgtatgtatgtatgtatgtatgtatgtatgtatgtatgtatgtatgtatgtatgtatgtatgtatgtatgtatgtatgtatgtatgtatgtatgtatgtatgtatgtatgtatgtatgtatgtatgtatgtatgtatgtatgtatgtatctatgtatgtatgtatgaatgtatgtatgtatgtatgtatgtatgtatgtatgtatgtatgtatgtatgtatgtatgtatgtatgtatgtatgtatgtatgtatgtatgtatgtatgtatgtatgtatgtatgtatgtatgtatgtatgtatgtatgtatgtatgtatgtatgtatttatgtatgtatatatgtatgtatgtatgtatgtatgtatgtatatatataagtatgtatgtgtgtatttatataagtatgtgAGCGTGTATAagtatagatatatttaaatataccattgttattattatcatttttttttattactattacctttatttttattaatataatttttaataataccattatttttattataaccattatttttagtaacatCATCCTTTTAATTAataccattatttttattgttattaataccatttttttaattatagttattaataatgttatattattgttaatgtTATGATTTTTAGAGTTCCCAGGTTTTTTGTCCAAGGAAAATAAGAACGTTTTGTAAACGTTCAAAAAGCGTCTTAAAAGgataaatttgaaacaaaaaagagTAATCAATAAAAGACGTCAAATAAACGATTTTTGCccgtttatttttattcatatttatatccGTAACTAATTACAGATATAAATATGGATAATTAATTACGGATATAAGTAATTTTGCTAATTTagttcatcattttttttttccccttcGTTTTCTGATTATTCTTTCAGATGCTAATCTTTTCAtcaagctttttaaatttttttgcatatgaaggtttatatatatatatatatatatatatatatatatatatatatatatatatatatatatatatatatatatatatacatatatatatatatatatatatatatatatatatatatattatatatatatatatatatatatatatatacatatatatatatatatatatatacatatatatatatatatatatatatatatatatatatatatatatatacatatatatatatatatatatatatatatatatatatacatatatatatatatatatatacatatatatatatatatatatatatatatatatatatatatatatatatatatatatacatatatatatatatatatatctatgtgtAGTATTCAtagatttattataatatatttaaaaatgagtgATTCTTCAAGTgattattcttttataaaacaagaaaaaaaaatctagaccaAACACAAGGTATTACTTATATTAAATCATATGtataaaatagttaacaataaaatgatACAATTTTGTAAACcatcatattttaaatattttgatgactaatgtaaatagatttattttttgtagttattttaggtgctcccagaagtccttacggtcttatcacagaacaccgcggGAATATAAGTACTTATACTAAAACACTATATAGATGTAAAATATGGCAATAATTACATCATTTGACTTTGATTTTgatttacaacataaaaactCAAAAGCACTGTTTGTTATTCTGGGCAGTATAAAATTTGGAAATTTGTTgtctttaaacttttatgaGGACTTTTAGGTACCTCAGAAGATGTGCATTCATTACACATTTATGTTTTGAATTATATAGGTTTATCATATCAAATTTTAGTTGCAAATCATAGAAGGCGCGCAGAAAAGAAGTTCTATATGTATACAATGATTGTGTCAGTGACTTTATTTCATAGTGAAGAAATACTGTgttctaaaaacaattattctaattaaatatcaccatttgaaaaaaacttaaaggatAATATTGAATTCAAATGTTATAATCACAAGGGTTCTCAAGATTTAGTCGGTTGTGAATCATCTGAGGACTTATCTGAtgccaaaaaacaaaataaatatgatgatgttttatgttcaaaaattcaaaagtgGACTTTGCAAAACAATTGTTCTCAGAAGTGTACTTATGAAATATTAggaatatttcttaaatatcaACATCATGTTCAAAAGGATTGTAGAATATTACTTTAAACTAAGAGTGATATTCCCACTCTTCAATTTAATGGTGGAGGAGAATATGTTCATTTTGGATTAAGGGACCAGATAAACAAATTAGTATGCATTCTATTTCTGAAGATGTTGTTTTATTGACTTTAAATATAGATAGCATGCCTTTGTTTAAGTCTCGCTCATATCAAATACGGCCTATTCTTGCTCGAATCCATGGTTATactcattttataattaaaatatttggtgGTACATGTAAACCAAatctacatatatttttaaaaaatttggttgaTAAGTTAAAGATATTATGTCTCACCCCATTGACTTACTTAGGCAAAAATTATCACATTAAAGTTCATGATTTTGACTGTGATGCACCTGCACGCATGATGTTTAAAGGTATTGTATATCATACTGGCTACCATTTATGTGAAAGATGTACAAAAGTAGGGAAAAGTGTTTTAGATAGAGATGTTTATGGTTATGCGGACggtaaatttacaattttgcgCTCAAATGTTgaattttgcaataataaatactttcaaaaagATGTAAATGAAAGAAGTCATCaacgcaaaaaaattgttttaagagaTATATcagtaataaattttgttagtaTGTTTCCATTAGATTATATGCACCTAGTTTGTTTAGGTCTTATGCGTAGAatactcaattttttaaaggGTAGTATTAAtggatataatttaatataactaaGCATGGAAAAATTGTCTTGTAGTATGATTAATcagattttaaataagttacttCAATTGAATGGAAAACAGCCCAGTAATTTTTCAAGACAACCAAGAGGGCTTTTTGAGTTAGTTAGGTGGAAAGCATCTGAACAGCGTTCTTTCTTACAGCATACAGGGATAATTGTGTTAAAAGgaataataaatgtttctatgtataagcattttttaagttttgcaaTAGCTAATgggcattttcaaaaaattacgcACGGAACATTGCATCTGTTgcattaattgtttttatagcaATGCAATTTGTTATAACcgatttacttttatttaattgacaCAAATGTATATATTACCTATACAAGGTATGGTAGTTATGGGGTGCTTCATTatagaataaattaattttttaatggagTCACGCACGGAACAGaatgaagcaaaaaataaaaaattaataaatgaaccCTGTTTACTCTGAAAATGTGTTACTGACgagagttttgttttttataggtatatatacaagcatttttaaagattattataaagttatagaATTCAACGATGTATCTTTGCTCCACCATAGTAGTTTAAACCAAAATTACgccttgataaaaaaaagtaacgaacGGAACATGCAAATATTAGTcatttttggattttatttttggcAGTAAATTGATTGCGATTATCATGAATAACATATATATCAatactaattaattaaatacaagtttgattaaaaaacaataatttaatgtattatattaaaaatgtataatgtattatatagttaattatacattaaagataaaaacaatatatcaaatttttaacaataagtttaGTTGTAACACTTCGGCTCGAAAATAATGTGTCCACGGTTATCAAAATGTGGTTGTGGTGCTAACGGTTTTAACTCACACAAATCATGCCAGGAGAGGTCGTCTACAGATGGGTATATAAAAATGAGATTGTTTGTTCTTTTAGAAATGTAATATGTGCCgtatcattaaaaatttctaatatacCTGGgaaaatagtattaaatttGTACCTTTCAGATGGCGATGATACCGcgtttatcaataataaagatgatgaatTCTTAACAATTTTTACCATTTCTGATTGGTTACAAATTGCCATATAAGCACCgtcaatattaaaaagaaaagagtgGTGGCAACGAATACCCTTGACTTTAAACTTATCTTTGAGAAGCGTCTCATCGATCTCACCTTGGTTTGCGGTAATATACTCATTTGTAATCGAAAttgatctaaaaaataaaaatttaataatcaaaagtTTCATATCTACAACtttcattttgaagtttttctcTAAATAATGACTAACATtgattttggtattttttttccttgtaaTGCTCACAAAATCTTCTAAACTGCAACAATATCGTTTCCAGATTTTACTGTTGCCCAaaccattctttttatttctctaCCTATGCCATCAACTGCTCCCTTTCCAAGtgatgttgcaaaaaaaagtttagatgaTAATTTATACAAGTTATTCATGGCTGTCATGacataagagtttttgaattgCAATAAAGGACTATCTgtgaaaaagtataatttacaaatattatgataacaaattaataattgtttgataatgaacAAGACGGCATATATATCATAAAGTAAACGATCGGATACAATGGCATAGGAATGTGTATAGTTCCTACTCCAAAATGCAGCAGTGAAAACTGTTAGTTGCTGATGAATTCAAAAAGCAGATTGAATTTCACTTTGGTGTAATTTTCACTGAAAACCATCTGATTTTAGaagaactaaaaatataaatggatgaatatttagtttataaatataacaaaaagattaatataaaattattaagttttgttatcatactacaaataaaattactattttacttACTTATATAATCAATTCATTTTCTGATACATTTTGGTGACACAAACGAAAATATGCACTTTGTTATAgctttatatatacatgacGTATATAATTTGGCAATTGCTGACGCAGTAATACGCACCCCTCTAACAAAGATGTTAGTGGTTGATTAGTTTTCTGCGCATTTTCTGAAGACCATTGGTCAAACACAAAGAGCGGTTTATTGGAATCGTCACCAAATGAGtctattacattaaaaacatattcatCAAACTTTGGCAACCCACAGTTCGCTTTACATTTCATAAACATGCAAGATTGGTTGTTTTGATTACACACAGATCTGTCAACTATGTCtgacataatattaaatttattttgaagggCATTCGTTAACAACCTGAAACTTTTATGGTATATGTAAAGACAAATATCGTGGGGAAGATCGTTTAACATAGAATGGCTGCAGATCGGAAAACTTAGAATTCcctacttttaaattaatatgctcacttttaaaaagtaaatatgctTCTTTTATCGTAATCAGCATGTGACGAATTTGTTTCTaaaagaaaacgaaaattgtttacaaaaactgaaaaccttattaaataaaatgcgaTTCCTACATATAAACAATGTGTCATACCTTctcttttgttttcttattaataGCAACATCTTTGCGTCCTGGAGCCATTCTACTAATGTCTTCtcgcaaataaaaattagtaacttTTCAATTAGCATTGTCCAAATTGGCGTAGTCAGGGCCTGATTCTGAAATATCAGAATCAGTAGTATATTTTTACGCTtacaaacttcttttaaaaggtattttcttttgtttgaatcGGTAGGTAAtgctgaattaatttttttaagtgccTTCCCAAAACACTGCGGAGATAAAAAGGATTGTTCAATATCTCAGATGTAGATTGGTTCACCTCTCGCTTTCGCTTCTTTCTTTCGCAATCTTTTTGACGTACTTCCTCTTTTTCCTTTCCGCTCATGTTAgctcttttatttttcattcgATTAGTTTCAGCAATCCGATATTCTGGATGTTTCTTTCTAAACTTTTTCTGAACTATTGAAAGCTTAACtttgttcattttaattttaaattatcttaagcaactattttcaatataactaaattatatttaaactaattaattagCAAATATACGATTTAAACGTTATAAAgctaaagaaaattaattatcacGCACGGATGAATATTTGTCCGTGCGTAATATGTCTGTGCGTGATGCAAATaaacaatgctaaaatatttagaaggaaaaaaatactttcgCCATTTAATTCAGTAACCTAAAAATACgccaagtaaaaaaaattactttcatttaaaacttttgaacacttcttttctaaataattagATCTTTTAAATCACGCACGGAAATTCAAAATGGcgtttttggaataaaatttaaaataactccaTATTATTTAGTTGCAATTTATGATAATGAACAATTAAAAGACATCATTACCTTTAAGAATCAAAAAAATCTGGGCCatgaaatcaattttaaatattataatcacatgtaataaaaatttctgttttttgtttaaaaaaaatttatttgttgcaAAGTTTGGgtaattaaaacataaagaaaCACTTGTCTTCTATCGTTTTTTTAGTTAGATAATCAAAATATCACTTATCTTCTTGTGATATCCATCTTTCGAATTAAAAGAATGTTCGttataaagtttcat
Above is a window of Hydra vulgaris chromosome 10, alternate assembly HydraT2T_AEP DNA encoding:
- the LOC136086388 gene encoding uncharacterized protein LOC136086388, with the translated sequence MHSISEDVVLLTLNIDSMPLFKSRSYQIRPILARIHGYTHFIIKIFGGTCKPNLHIFLKNLVDKLKILCLTPLTYLGKNYHIKVHDFDCDAPARMMFKGIVYHTGYHLCERCTKVGKSVLDRDVYGYADGKFTILRSNVEFCNNKYFQKDVNERSHQRKKIVLRDISVINFVSMFPLDYMHLVCLGLMRRILNFLKGSINGYNLI